The genomic segment AGAAGAAAAAGTTGAAAAAAATTTTAAAAGAATATTGGGTAAACATAAAATAAAACGTTGAAATTAATATGTTTTTAAATAATATTATTTAATATAAATTTAAAGAAATTGCAATATAAGTATGTTATAATAATAAAATATTAATAACGCATTAACATATTCTAACACTTATATAATATAAGAATAATATTTGAATTTTATCAATCAGTCAGTTTGTAGAAATTAATCATAATGCGTTATAGATATTTATACGGGAGGAATTTTTTATGGATAAAGTACAGCTGATTGCTCCTTGCGTTTTTGGAGTAGAGGCAGTTTTAAAAAGAGAAATACAGCAACTAGGCTATAATATTATAGATGTTGAAGATGGAAGAGTAACATTTGAAGGTGATCGTGAAGCAATATGTAGAAGTAATATTTTTTTAAGAAGTGCTGAAAGAGTGTTAATAAAAGTAGGCTCTTTTAGAGCAACATCCTTTGAAGAGTTATTTGATAAAGTAAAAGCATTAGAATGGGAAAATTATTTAGAAAAAGATAGCAAATTTTGGGTGACCAAAGCATCATCTATAAAATCTAAATTATTTAGCCCTTCAGATATTCAGTCTATAGTTAAAAAATCTATAGTGGATCGATTAAGAAGAATCTATAAGGCAGAATGGTTTGAAGAAACAGGAAGTCAGTATCCAATTAGAGTTTTTATAAAAAAAGATCAAGTCACTATTAGCATAGATTCTAGTGGAGAAGCTCTTCATAAAAGAGGGTATAGACAGATGACCACAAAAGCTCCTTTGAGTGAAACGTTGGCATCGTCTATGATACAATTAACACCATGGAAAGAAGATAGAACTTTGATTGATCCTTTTTGTGGTAGTGGAACAATACCTATAGAAGCAGCGATGCAAGGTGCCAATATAGCCCCAGGTTTAAATAGAAGTTTTGAATCAGAAGATTGGAATAATTTGTTGAATAAAAAGGATTGGTTTAGAGCAATAGACGAAGCCCATGATATGATGAAAGAAAATATTGAAGTAGACATACAAGGTTATGATATAGATGAAGAAGCTTTGAAAGCTGCTAGGCATAATGCACAATTAGCAGGAGTAGATCATTTAATACATTTTCAAAAAAGAGATATAAAAGAGTTAAGCAGCCCTAAAAAATATGGTTTTATGATTACAAACCCACCTTATGGTGAAAGACTGGGAACAAAAGAAACAACTGAAACGTTATATAAAGAAATGGGTACGGTATTAAAAAAACTAGATACTTGGTCATTTTTTATCATTACATCTTATGATGGCATAGAAAAAGTCATTAATAAAAAGGCTACTAAAAAAAGAAAATTATATAACGGTATGTTAAAAACAAATTTTTATCAATTTTACGGTCCAAAACCAAGACAATCGTGATTATAAGGAGGAGTTAGCATGAAAAAAATTAAAAAAATATTCGCACTTGTATTAATATGTGTATTGGCTATTCACAGTAACTATGTGTATAGTTTTATTACAAATAACTCCTCAAATAACATAAAAAGAATAAACAATAATACGGATATAGTAGAAAATAAATTGCTTAATGCACAAAATGATGATAATGAATACAGTGATATATTGATTGAAGAAGATGAAAAAGATAATGTGGGAATTAAAGAGGAACAAGCAAAGGAAGCAGAACGGGAACTCGCTAAAGTTGCATTAGATCAAAACGTGGTATTTCAAGAAAATAGCAATCCAATCATTAGGGTTTTATTAGACGATAGATATATAGATTATAATGAGGATTATGGTTATCCATTTTTTGAAAACAATAGAACCCAAGTCCCTCTTAGACTCACTATGGAAAGATTCGGTGCAGAAGTTGGTTGGGATAGCCAAGACAATATGGCAACAGTATATAAAGATAGAACCTTAGTTAAAATACCATTTGGTGAACCCTATATATTGGTCAATGATGTAAGAGTCGATAATGATGCAGAATCTCTGGTGATTGATGACCGTACATATATACCCATACGAATTGTTTTAGAAGCATTTGGTGCAGAAGTAATATGGGATCAAGATAACTTTTATGTCATTATTAATAGTCAACCAAGAGAAAACTTACTATCATCGTTACCAAGCTTATATGATTATCGGTCTGTAGGAAGAACAACCCCTGTAAAGAATCAGGGTAATCTAGGAACCTGCTGGGCTTTTGCAACATTAGGAGCCTTTGAAACCGCTTTAATGCCTGAGGAAAGATGGTCTTTTTCAGAAAACCATTTAAGCATTCAACATGGTTTTGACTTAGGTCAAAACGATGGAGGAGAATATAATATGTCATTGGCGTATTTAAGTAGATGGTCTGGTCCCATTAGGGAATCTGATGATGCTTATGGTGATGGTGTTTCTCCTACCAATATACCGGCAGTAAAACATTTACAAGAAGCCGTTATGTTACCTAGCAAGAATTATAAGGAAATAAAGAAAGCAATTTATTTGCATGGTGGTGTTCAGACATCAGTTTACTCACCTGTCACAGCACGAGAAAATAATTCAAGTTATTATAATGAAGCAACCAGTTCACTGTATTATTTTGGAGAAGAGAAATCAAATCACGATGTTGTATTAATAGGGTGGGACGATGATTATGCCAAAGAAAATTTCTTAGTGACTCCTGATGGGGACGGTGCTTTTATTGCTAAAAATAGTTGGGGTACTGACTTTGGAGAAGAAGGTTACTATTATATATCGTATTATGACAATAATGTAGGCATTAATAATATTGTTTACACAAGGATAGACGAACCGGATAATTATGATAATATTTATCAAACGGATTGGTTAGGATGGATTGGAAATCTTGGATATAATGATGAGACAGCTTACTTTGCTAATGTGTATGAAACAGAGCAAGATGAGGCACTAAGAGCAGTTAGTTTTTATGCTACAGGAGATCATTCAAATTATGAGGTTTTTTATGTGCCTGAATTTGAGGATAAAAACTCACTGAGAGATAAAAGGTTTTTAACTTCCGGTGATCTTAAATTTGCTGGATACTATACAATAGATTTTAATGAAGAACTCGTTATAGAAGAAAACACTCAATTTGCAGTGGTTGTAAAAATCGTAACTCCTGGGGCATCTTATCCAGTAGCTATTGAATTTGATTCTGGTGGGCATACTTCAACAGTGGTTATAGATGATGGAGAAGGTTATATTAGTTATGATGGTTACCATTGGGAAAATACTGAAAGTAGCCAAGAAAGCAATATATCTTTAAAAGCTTTTACGGATAATATATAAGGCAGATTTTTATCTGTCTTTTTTACATATAAAAAACAAATAAAAAGCATATAAATCTTTACTCTTATTTAAAAATATATTAAGATTATACTTAAGTCTACAATCTAGAAGCTTAGGATTTGCAGACTTTATTTTTAACTCAACGGAGGGCTCTTGCTGATATAATAGACACAAGATGGGTTGAAAATTTAAGGGAGTATTTATTCAAAGGTAGATTCGTTAAAAGGATAAGAATAAAAAGTATAAAAAACGAGTTGTAGGACAAAAAATTAGGAGGCGTAATATTGAAAAAGGGTGACAAAATTATTGCAATCATACTTATTGGGATTATTATGGGGTGGGGAATATTTCAGTTGGTTTCAAATCAAGTGGAAGCAGATAATAGAAGTGTTGAAATAAAAGTTAATGATCAAGTCTATGAAAGCATACCGTTTACAAATATTGGAGATAGTCAAGAAATAAGAGTAGAAACAGAACGAGGATATAATATTATTAAAATTGATCAAGATGGCGCAGAAGTCATAGAGGCAAGTTGTCCAGATAAAATATGTGTCCATACGCCTAAAGTAACCAATTCAAGAGGAATCATTGCGTGTTTGCCCAATAGAGTATCAGTAGAAATAACGGGAGAAGAAGAGGACGGATTAGATGAAATATCAAACTAGAGTTCAAAAGATGACAAAAGTGCAAAAAATGGTATTAATTAGTATGTTGATATCTATTGCACTGGTATTAAGTTACTTTGAAAGAATGATTATTGGACCTTTTCCAGTACCAGGTGCAAAACTTGGACTTGCTAACATCATTACTTTGCTAAGTATTTTATTACTTAATTTTAATGAGTCTTTTACCGTAGTAATTGTTAGAATTATATTAGGCTCTTTTTTCACAGGAGCCTCAGGTTTTCTATATAGTTTAGCTGGTGGCTTGTTAAGTTTTATTGTAATGTTTATCTTATATAAGTTTTTTAATAAGTATTTAACGGTCATTGCTATTAGTGTTATAGGCTCTGTTTTTCATAATGTGGGTCAAATATTAATGGCAGGATTAATCATACAAAATTTTAGAATCATATATTATTTGCCCCATTTATTTATTATTGGTGTTGTAACAGGTTTAGCAATTGGTGTGATTGTCAATATGCTATATTCCTATTTGAAAACACATTATCTTTGTTAATGGAACATAATACCATATTTTTCGCGATGTACCAAAAGAATGGCTATATTTTACGTTTATATTACATAGTCATTGCAAGACTTTAATAAATCTGCAACATTTGATATAATTCGTATATAAGTAAAAATGACGCAGAACAATAAATGATCTTATGGTTTAGAAAGGTGCTAAAGAGGTGAAAGGATGAAGGTAAAAAAAATAATATCTTTTGTTATCGCATTGGTTATATTGCTTCAACAAAGTTTTACTGTATTTGCCAATGAAGATTTATATTTAAAGTATGATGGAGAAACACATTTATACCAATATAGACCTGTTGAGATATACATAGGTAATGAAGAAGTCCAAATAGAAGATATGCCAGGTATTATTTTTACAGATACCGGTAGCAGTCGAACATTGGTACCTGCAAGAGAGGTTTTTGAAGCGCAAGAAGTAGGTGCAAAAGTAGAATGGATTAATGATACAAGAGAAATTCATATTACATACGAAGATCAATTTATTAGATTGCAAATAGATAGTGATAAAGCTTATGTGAATAATCAAGAAGTTATCCTAGATGTACCAGCAAAATTAATTGCTAACGCAAATCTTAATAATGGTTATGCCAAAACAATGATACCTTTAAGATTTGTAGGAGAGACATTAGGACATGAAGTGGATTGGGATCAAGAACATTATAGAGCAACATTAGTGATTGAAGAGGATAACCAAGTAATAGAGGATGAGAATTATTCAGAAGAAATAGAAGAAGAAATAGAAGAAGAAATAATAGAAGACATTATAGAAGAAGATGAAGAATACGCTATAGAGGTACCTGAAGGTGAACAGTTAGATGAACTAGATGGCTCTCAAGCTGTACGAGAACTTCCCACACCGTTATCCAATAATCCTGTTTTTTGGGCTGGAAATGGTGATGTACTGGAAGGCATTACTGACTTATACTTTGGTTCGTCTATTGAAGAACAAGATAACGATGTCATTAAAATTAAAAAAATAACAAGTGAAAACAAAGGGAATTATCATCAATATATAGTAGAAGCAGATGGTCCCATATCTTCACTTGATGAAGCGATTTGGAATGACAATCTGGTCCTAGATGTTATTAATGCAGAGTGGGAACTGGGTAGCAGCAATCAAACCTTTGATGACGCATATATATCTTCCGTAAGGTCTAGCCAGTTTTCAGATAGTCCCATGACAACAAGATTGGTGTTTGATGCCAAACAAAGTGGTATACATTTTAATGTTGAACTATCTGATAATAGAGAAAAAATCATTATAAATGCTTTGAATAATATTGTTCATATGATAGAAATTGGACAAGATGGTGAAGGAGATTATATCGATATAACTGGGTTATTAGCACCAGGAGTTGAGGTCTTTAGATTGAGTCATCCAGATCGATTGGTTTTAGATTTGCCTAATACCTTATCTGCCGTAAAGTATGAAGAAGCTATTGTAGAAGGTCAATATATAAAAGAAATTAGAACATCTCAGTTTACGGAAAACACTACGAGAGTGGTAGTTGAAACAGAAGGACAAGCAGATTATAGAATAAATCAATCCGGTAGCAGTACAAAGATAAGAATTATAGAACCTGGTTTTGAGAATATGAATTACGCCAATCCAAGCGTACCAACAATAACCATTGAAAAACCAGAAGGCATACATTTATCGGATATAAAACAAAAGGATTTATACTTAGATAGAGAATTTGTATTAGAAATACCAGGTAATCATCTAGATTATTATGGCACAGGATTAATAGAAGTCAATGATCGAAGCATACAAAGGGTGAAAATGGGACTCAATGATAGTGGCAATACAGAATTAACCATTCAAGCCAATAGAGTTTTTGCCTATGAAATAATTGAAACCAATGAAGAAGTTGTCTTAAAAGCCCGTATGCCAAGAGATGTTTACAGTCAAATTATAGTAGTAGATCCAGGTCATGGTGGGAGTGATCCAGGCGCTAGAGCCAATGGATTGGTTGAAAAAACTTTGAATTTAGATATGACATTTTATCTAAAAGAATTTTTAGATGCAGATGATTCAATTAAAACTTACTATACAAGATTAGATGACTCCTATCCAACATTACAAGAAAGGGCTATTTTAGCTAACGAAATAGAAGCCGATATCTTCTTAAGCATTCATAATAATGCTCACAATGGCTCAGCTAATGGAACGGAAACTTTATATTATCCTACAACAGATAATGATGGATTAACGTCAAGAAAACTTGCAAGAATATTCCAAGATTCCATGCTAGACATGCTAGGGTTATACGATAGGGGCATTAAAGAAAGAAGTAATCTATATGTCCTTAGAAACACTACGATGCCAGCTGTTATAGTAGAAGTAGGATTTATGGACAATGCACATGACGCGGCAAAACTAAAAGATGAAAAGTTTGTAAGGGATGCCTCTCTATCAATGTATAGAGCAATACTAGAAACATTTGAAAAATACCCTACAAACAGATAAAAGGATAGCCTAGGCTATCCTTTTATCTTGAGATAGGGAAGTTTGTTTGATAGTAACAAGCTTTCCTAACTCTATGTGTGTAATTTTTGTATGTTTGGTTATATAAAGCTTGTCAACACACTTTATTTGTAATAAAATGGAAATAATAACAAATAATTACAAATAGAGGTGTGGTATGAATCATTTATTCAAAGAATCCATAAGGGCAGTTCATTTAATATCTTTAATAACAATTTTTTTGAGTAACCCCAGTATGAATTTAGAAATCCCTAATAGTTGGCACTATAGAGAAAAAGAACACAACATTAGCAGAGTATATTATTACAAGGACACATCCAATCAGATGATATTTGAAAAATATGACTGTGTGGATCAAGAATTATATTTATTAGAAGAACAGGTTAATATGACTTGTAATGAATTATTTAATAACCCTTATAGTCACATCACCCTCATTCCAAATGGAACAGAAGTGGTGAGTGTAAGTATTGAAGAAGGACATCTTGAACTTGTAGTGACAAATGATATAATGAATTATGGTGGCAATGCAAGAGAGTGGAGTATGGTTAATCAAATACTTGCCACAGTATTTTCTATAAAAGAAGTGGAGCGATTAACGATTTATATTGAAGAAACTGGTTATTTGTTCCCAGAGGGAACAAGTATTAAAGCGTATACAAGGGCAGAATGGGAAGAAAGGAAAGGGATTATACGCAGAGAGTGGTTAGAAGAACAAAGTCTATAAAAAATTAAAAATGGTAACAAGTTTTAACCAATGATAACAAAAGGAAATCCAAAGTTTATTATAAATTTTAAAAATACAAGGGGACATAACAAATGAGATATAATATTATTTTTGCAACCCATAACGAAGGAAAAGTAAAAGAAGTAAAGATGATTTTAAATGATAAAAAGTTTGCAGTAAAGT from the Natranaerovirga hydrolytica genome contains:
- a CDS encoding THUMP domain-containing class I SAM-dependent RNA methyltransferase; protein product: MDKVQLIAPCVFGVEAVLKREIQQLGYNIIDVEDGRVTFEGDREAICRSNIFLRSAERVLIKVGSFRATSFEELFDKVKALEWENYLEKDSKFWVTKASSIKSKLFSPSDIQSIVKKSIVDRLRRIYKAEWFEETGSQYPIRVFIKKDQVTISIDSSGEALHKRGYRQMTTKAPLSETLASSMIQLTPWKEDRTLIDPFCGSGTIPIEAAMQGANIAPGLNRSFESEDWNNLLNKKDWFRAIDEAHDMMKENIEVDIQGYDIDEEALKAARHNAQLAGVDHLIHFQKRDIKELSSPKKYGFMITNPPYGERLGTKETTETLYKEMGTVLKKLDTWSFFIITSYDGIEKVINKKATKKRKLYNGMLKTNFYQFYGPKPRQS
- a CDS encoding lectin like domain-containing protein — its product is MKKIKKIFALVLICVLAIHSNYVYSFITNNSSNNIKRINNNTDIVENKLLNAQNDDNEYSDILIEEDEKDNVGIKEEQAKEAERELAKVALDQNVVFQENSNPIIRVLLDDRYIDYNEDYGYPFFENNRTQVPLRLTMERFGAEVGWDSQDNMATVYKDRTLVKIPFGEPYILVNDVRVDNDAESLVIDDRTYIPIRIVLEAFGAEVIWDQDNFYVIINSQPRENLLSSLPSLYDYRSVGRTTPVKNQGNLGTCWAFATLGAFETALMPEERWSFSENHLSIQHGFDLGQNDGGEYNMSLAYLSRWSGPIRESDDAYGDGVSPTNIPAVKHLQEAVMLPSKNYKEIKKAIYLHGGVQTSVYSPVTARENNSSYYNEATSSLYYFGEEKSNHDVVLIGWDDDYAKENFLVTPDGDGAFIAKNSWGTDFGEEGYYYISYYDNNVGINNIVYTRIDEPDNYDNIYQTDWLGWIGNLGYNDETAYFANVYETEQDEALRAVSFYATGDHSNYEVFYVPEFEDKNSLRDKRFLTSGDLKFAGYYTIDFNEELVIEENTQFAVVVKIVTPGASYPVAIEFDSGGHTSTVVIDDGEGYISYDGYHWENTESSQESNISLKAFTDNI
- a CDS encoding NusG domain II-containing protein, producing MKKGDKIIAIILIGIIMGWGIFQLVSNQVEADNRSVEIKVNDQVYESIPFTNIGDSQEIRVETERGYNIIKIDQDGAEVIEASCPDKICVHTPKVTNSRGIIACLPNRVSVEITGEEEDGLDEISN
- a CDS encoding Gx transporter family protein, whose amino-acid sequence is MKYQTRVQKMTKVQKMVLISMLISIALVLSYFERMIIGPFPVPGAKLGLANIITLLSILLLNFNESFTVVIVRIILGSFFTGASGFLYSLAGGLLSFIVMFILYKFFNKYLTVIAISVIGSVFHNVGQILMAGLIIQNFRIIYYLPHLFIIGVVTGLAIGVIVNMLYSYLKTHYLC
- a CDS encoding N-acetylmuramoyl-L-alanine amidase family protein produces the protein MKVKKIISFVIALVILLQQSFTVFANEDLYLKYDGETHLYQYRPVEIYIGNEEVQIEDMPGIIFTDTGSSRTLVPAREVFEAQEVGAKVEWINDTREIHITYEDQFIRLQIDSDKAYVNNQEVILDVPAKLIANANLNNGYAKTMIPLRFVGETLGHEVDWDQEHYRATLVIEEDNQVIEDENYSEEIEEEIEEEIIEDIIEEDEEYAIEVPEGEQLDELDGSQAVRELPTPLSNNPVFWAGNGDVLEGITDLYFGSSIEEQDNDVIKIKKITSENKGNYHQYIVEADGPISSLDEAIWNDNLVLDVINAEWELGSSNQTFDDAYISSVRSSQFSDSPMTTRLVFDAKQSGIHFNVELSDNREKIIINALNNIVHMIEIGQDGEGDYIDITGLLAPGVEVFRLSHPDRLVLDLPNTLSAVKYEEAIVEGQYIKEIRTSQFTENTTRVVVETEGQADYRINQSGSSTKIRIIEPGFENMNYANPSVPTITIEKPEGIHLSDIKQKDLYLDREFVLEIPGNHLDYYGTGLIEVNDRSIQRVKMGLNDSGNTELTIQANRVFAYEIIETNEEVVLKARMPRDVYSQIIVVDPGHGGSDPGARANGLVEKTLNLDMTFYLKEFLDADDSIKTYYTRLDDSYPTLQERAILANEIEADIFLSIHNNAHNGSANGTETLYYPTTDNDGLTSRKLARIFQDSMLDMLGLYDRGIKERSNLYVLRNTTMPAVIVEVGFMDNAHDAAKLKDEKFVRDASLSMYRAILETFEKYPTNR
- a CDS encoding GerMN domain-containing protein; this encodes MNHLFKESIRAVHLISLITIFLSNPSMNLEIPNSWHYREKEHNISRVYYYKDTSNQMIFEKYDCVDQELYLLEEQVNMTCNELFNNPYSHITLIPNGTEVVSVSIEEGHLELVVTNDIMNYGGNAREWSMVNQILATVFSIKEVERLTIYIEETGYLFPEGTSIKAYTRAEWEERKGIIRREWLEEQSL